AGGCACTgcgaagagaggaaggaaaacatcAGCTAtacgtcctctctaggaatctctaagtcctccagcgcaaactctgctggaagctgaccatagagttgagctggagaaCATAGAGGAAAACAcctctctaagcatttgtaggtcctccagcgtgttTCTTTGATAAGCTCCTGGCAGctgatgaccatagagttgccctggaggacccataAGTACCTCTCTAGGCGTTTGCAgtcatccagcatgactctatgattacctcctggcagatgttgaccatagagttgcactggaggatcctATAGTACCTCTCTAGGCATCCAGCATTACTCCATGACCAAAccctggaagatgttgaccatagagttgcgctggaagacccagaactgcttctctaggcatttgtaggtcctccagcatgactctatgatcagGTCCTGGAAGATgctaaccatagagttgcactggaggaccgtATAgtacctctctaggcatttgtaggtcctccagtgtgactttatggatgctgaccatagagttgcgctggagggcctagaaCTACTTTTCTAGGCAttcgtaggtcctccagcgcgACTCTAAGACCAACCCCTGCCagatttgaccatagagttgtatcTAGGGATGGAGGGTCCGACATCTGAACGGCGTCCGCAGCGGCCTCACCTGTATAGTAAACATTCTCGTCCCACCCACGCTTCCTCCATGCAGCGTTCCTGGTTTCCTCGCGCGACTGCAGGTCCCTATAGGCTGCAAGGAAGGGAGAAGATTGAACAAAGGTTAGCAAAACCGGAAACTGCCCAACTGCACAGGACAAAGCAACGCCGCGACGCCGTCCCAAGATGGACGCCTACCCCACAAGTGATGGACGATGTACAGCTCCCCGATTTGGGAGAAAAAGCCGCCCACTGCTTCCTGGTTCTCCTGGCGGTGCTTGATGGCCCGCGCCCTGCGCAAAacgaaagaaaaaagaatgatttGAAtgatatgtcctctctaggaatctctaggtctagGTCCTCTGCttgaggttgaccatagagttgcattggaggacatAGATATTGCTAGGGAAAACAcccctctaggcatttgtaggtcctcctgtATGACGCTATGATAAacctgaccatagagttgcattgaaggacccagagattcctagagagaacatcactctaggcatctgtaggtcctccagcacaactctatggtcatcctCTGGaagacattggccatagagttgaTATTTTGGGGACAAGCGCATTAAAAGGAGACGTAAAAATTGCATCGCTTACCAGTTATTCCCCCATTCAATCATGGTCCCAGGCTGAAAgcaaaagggagagaagaatggcgTGGTTTTTACGGATATTGGGACCGGATTAAATGACCACTGCCTTCCCTACGGACTTGGACCAGGCTAAATGACCGCTGCTGTTCCTGGACTGGACCAAATGACCACTGCTCTTGCTAAAGACCTGGACTGGACTAAATGACCGCTACTCTTCCTACAGACTTGGACTAAATGACCGCTGCCCTTCCTCCTGACCCGTCCTGGACCAACTGACCGCTGCCCCGCTGACCTTCAGCTTGTATGTCCGGAGTTCGTAGATGTTGGGTCCGGAGCGGGGCAGCGGCTCGTTCCAAAAGCTGAACTCCAACAGAAGCTGGTTCCTCCgggaaagcagcattttgctCCTCTCTTTCCGGAATTCAAGGTATTCCTGCAGGTCGGGGAGAGGTCAAGGGTCACATCATGGTGGTCAAGTGCGGCCGGAGACGCCTTACAACGGGGTATTTGGGTACCTGGTTCTGTTTCAGCTTGTTCATGCAATCCATGAGGGCCGGGTAACCACCCGAAAACCGCCAGAGATGCACTAAAAGGAAAGGCAGAGAAGGGGTCAGCTTGACCACAAGAGACAAAATGGACGCCCAAGACAAAATGGCCACccgaagaggaaaaggagaagactaAGCTTGACTGCAAGGGACAAAATGGCCGCCCAAGACAAAATGGCCGcctgaggaggaaagggagaagacGAAGCTTGACCACAAGGGACAAAATGGCCGCCTGAGATCCGGAAGCAAGACCCTTCGGATCAATACCTGCCTGGTCCTGCTCGCCGTACCATGTATTCCAGTTCCCCACCAGGTCGCAAGGGTAATCTGCGTCTGAGTGGAGCTTCGGAAGGACCTGCTCCCTGCAAAGGGAAGACACGGGTTCAAGGAATGCCCCCCCCTGTGGACCGCCATCTTCCCTCGCGGCGCGCTGAACGCACTTACGTCAGGCCGTTGTAGGCGTCCAAGCACTCGGGCTTCACGTTGTGGACTGCAACGAGAGAGTATCGAAAACTTAATCCTTAATCCGCACCTTAATCTCTcgccaactctatggtcaaggtgTAGTCCACGGAATGGCGCTACCTGTGCCTAGAGTGGCGTTCCCTCTAGGGATCTCtatggcacaactctatggccaacgtctGCTGGAGGCTGACCAATTGCGctggatctacaaatgcctagagaagtgttctctctaggaatctaggtcctccagagcaactctatggttaacatctgctAGAATCTAGGTTCTCCAATGGAACTTTTGATGGAAGGGGACCATatagttgcgctggaggacctacaaatcccCAGAGAAGTCTCTCTAGCAATATAGGTCCTCCAATGGAAGTTTTGATGGAAGGggaccatagagttctgctggaggacctagaaatccccagagaagtgtcctctctaggaatctaggtcctccaatggaaCTTTTGATGGAAGAggaccatagagttctgctgaAGGACATACAAATCCccagaagtgttctctctaggaatctctaggtcctccagtgcaacctttGATGGAagtcgaccatagagttgcaccggaggacatacaaatgcctagagaattgttcTGGTGGACGTCTGGTGGccattaaccatagagttgcgctggaggacctaaaaattcctagagaggatgtTAAACAAAGCCCGTGAACAATCAAATCCGCGAACACCGAAGCCGCAAACACTTACATTGGATCTTGTAGAGGTGGTTGGTCTCTTTCTTGGAGAGGAGATTTGAATGTGCGTCTTTGCGCGGATCGACTTTGTGGACGAAAAGGGAGCGGAACCAGCTGCTTTCGCCATCTTTAGAATAATCCCTGCAACACGGAAGGCAGGTTTATTGAAAGCCGTTTGCGCAAGATCGACACGTTTTTAATTTTGGCGCTGGGTTCGAAAGCCGTgtggattcgaaccttggtcccCGTCTGACCTTTGGCTCTTCCTGCAAATAGAAAATCTGCAAAGACCCGTTATCACAGAGCCTTGGGGGCTGAAAAGATAAACAGCCCCAAATCAgataaatggggggaaaaatacAAATCGATCAATTGCACGATTGATCGCGATTATTGATCCAGAAAGCGCACAACATTCGTTAATTGGCTGCAATTAGTCCTTTTAAATTTAGTTGTAGTTTTTTGTAGTTTCTAGTTGTCAGGGTTtaggtaaaatatatatatacatacatataatattacacacacacacacacacacacacacacaattgtgtgtgtgtgtgtgtgtatatatatattatatacatattatattatatatatattaataatagaACTATATAATTAATAGAAtagaatatattatatattatatactgtattatattagatttttgtgggttttttcgggctattctaatattaataatataatactatataattaatataataataataatagaatattaatataattattaatattagatTATAAGatataatgtaatatattaaaataatttattaatatattatattatattataataacattatatattaatacatataataatataaaataatattttattttaatatacattatatttataatataaaatattaatatacaatattattataataaattatatattaatatctattgatataatattatataaatgtaatacataatttataataatattgtatacagtattaatatatattatatattaataattaatattatttcaatatataat
This genomic interval from Sceloporus undulatus isolate JIND9_A2432 ecotype Alabama chromosome 10, SceUnd_v1.1, whole genome shotgun sequence contains the following:
- the NIPSNAP1 gene encoding protein NipSnap homolog 1 — protein: MAARGLQKVGALRNRGPFLTPWSHFGARDYSKDGESSWFRSLFVHKVDPRKDAHSNLLSKKETNHLYKIQFHNVKPECLDAYNGLTEQVLPKLHSDADYPCDLVGNWNTWYGEQDQAVHLWRFSGGYPALMDCMNKLKQNQEYLEFRKERSKMLLSRRNQLLLEFSFWNEPLPRSGPNIYELRTYKLKPGTMIEWGNNWARAIKHRQENQEAVGGFFSQIGELYIVHHLWAYRDLQSREETRNAAWRKRGWDENVYYTVPLVRSMESRIMIPLKISPLQ